In Priestia megaterium NBRC 15308 = ATCC 14581, the following proteins share a genomic window:
- a CDS encoding aminoacyl-histidine dipeptidase gives MVQTVNELIKHPVFYFFNEISAIPRESGNEKKISDYLVSFGKERSLEVIQDEALNVIIKKPAAKGYEDAPAIILQGHMDMVCELNKGTVHDFEKDPLQLRIVEDMLYANGTTLGADNGIAVAYALALLDAHDIAHPSLEVVITTEEETTMGGAIAVNPAHFEGKIFINLDTEEDGKLLVSSAGGVKSVLRIPVDWESSSDNSETYSLSIGGLRGGHSGMEIDKERGNANKLLGRVLYDLQHELPYSLSSISGGLKSNAIPRESEAILSVEPSEVGKLENKIREWNEIVKNELQAADPSVYVKINKSSSFEKCFTKETTERIVQAIMLTPNGVQSMSMNIEGLVESSTNLGVITTTESEIVFQNEIRSSVKSLKEKIVSQVHILAQVVGGRVETKGNYPEWAYNADSKIRELCKTVYKEKYGEEAEIIAIHAGIECGIFLEKISGLDTISLGPDMYDVHTPDEHLSIPSTIKTWEYLLAVLKEANKI, from the coding sequence ATGGTGCAAACAGTAAATGAATTAATTAAACATCCGGTTTTTTATTTTTTTAACGAAATTTCAGCTATTCCTAGAGAATCTGGAAATGAAAAGAAAATTAGTGACTATTTAGTTTCTTTTGGAAAAGAAAGAAGCCTTGAAGTTATACAAGACGAGGCTTTAAATGTAATTATTAAAAAGCCGGCAGCTAAAGGATATGAAGATGCTCCAGCCATCATTTTGCAAGGACATATGGACATGGTATGCGAGTTAAATAAAGGAACTGTGCATGATTTCGAAAAAGATCCGCTTCAACTGCGAATTGTGGAAGATATGCTTTATGCAAATGGTACTACGCTAGGAGCTGACAACGGGATTGCCGTTGCATATGCACTGGCTTTACTAGATGCTCATGATATAGCTCACCCCTCTCTTGAAGTAGTCATTACTACTGAGGAAGAAACAACTATGGGCGGAGCCATCGCTGTAAATCCAGCTCATTTTGAAGGAAAAATCTTTATTAACCTTGATACAGAAGAGGACGGAAAGCTGCTTGTCAGCAGCGCAGGCGGGGTAAAAAGCGTGCTTCGTATTCCCGTAGACTGGGAATCGTCTTCCGATAACTCAGAAACATATAGCTTAAGCATCGGTGGACTGCGCGGCGGACATTCTGGAATGGAAATTGATAAAGAAAGAGGAAATGCTAATAAACTGCTAGGGAGAGTTTTATATGACTTACAACATGAACTTCCCTATTCTTTAAGCAGCATTAGTGGAGGATTAAAATCAAATGCGATTCCCCGTGAATCAGAAGCAATTCTATCAGTTGAGCCTTCTGAGGTAGGAAAGCTAGAAAATAAGATTCGTGAGTGGAACGAAATAGTAAAAAATGAATTACAAGCGGCTGATCCGAGCGTATATGTAAAAATAAACAAATCTTCTTCCTTTGAGAAATGTTTTACAAAAGAAACGACAGAACGAATTGTACAAGCTATTATGCTAACACCAAACGGCGTTCAAAGCATGAGTATGAATATCGAAGGATTAGTAGAATCTTCTACCAACTTAGGCGTGATTACGACGACAGAGTCTGAGATTGTTTTTCAAAATGAAATCCGCAGCTCAGTAAAAAGCTTAAAAGAAAAAATAGTAAGTCAAGTGCACATACTTGCTCAAGTAGTCGGAGGAAGAGTTGAAACAAAAGGCAATTACCCTGAATGGGCGTACAATGCAGATTCAAAAATTCGCGAATTATGTAAAACGGTTTACAAAGAAAAGTATGGGGAAGAGGCGGAGATCATCGCCATCCATGCTGGAATTGAATGCGGTATTTTCCTGGAAAAAATCTCTGGATTAGACACCATTTCGCTCGGTCCCGATATGTACGACGTTCATACGCCTGATGAGCACCTGAGCATTCCGTCTACTATTAAGACATGGGAATACTTATTAGCGGTATTAAAAGAAGCAAATAAGATATAA
- a CDS encoding GNAT family N-acetyltransferase — protein MHYIEIRRPKIEDRAELHELFNEVITDTFHKEGLSEMVNDIQIEIESKEQYLKSDLDSGGKHRFFWLGIDTCTNKIIGCIEYGPASELITACTKGELQGWIEIGTVFVHPKYQRKGVGTLLLHTMLLTLQSREIKKICLDSGYKNAQEVWKNIFGIPDYLVKDYWSKGYHHMVWKISAESTPIVFKLSYNEE, from the coding sequence TTGCATTATATTGAAATAAGAAGACCAAAAATAGAAGACCGCGCAGAACTCCACGAGCTTTTTAATGAAGTAATCACAGATACCTTTCATAAAGAGGGTCTATCTGAAATGGTGAACGATATACAAATAGAAATTGAAAGTAAAGAACAATATTTAAAAAGTGACCTTGATAGCGGTGGAAAACATCGATTCTTTTGGCTCGGAATAGATACGTGCACCAATAAGATTATTGGCTGTATTGAATATGGTCCTGCTAGTGAATTAATTACGGCGTGTACAAAAGGAGAGCTGCAAGGATGGATTGAAATCGGCACAGTTTTTGTTCATCCAAAGTACCAAAGAAAAGGTGTAGGAACACTGCTTTTACATACTATGCTGCTTACGCTTCAAAGCAGAGAAATTAAAAAAATTTGTTTGGACAGCGGATACAAAAATGCTCAAGAAGTATGGAAAAACATATTTGGAATCCCTGATTATTTAGTAAAGGATTACTGGAGCAAGGGGTATCATCACATGGTTTGGAAAATATCAGCGGAAAGTACGCCGATAGTATTTAAGCTCAGTTATAACGAAGAATAA
- a CDS encoding PadR family transcriptional regulator, with product MVYAKMSSDLLRGHTDTMILKLLLSGDKYGYEISKLIYTYSKEQYELKEATMYSSLKRLEKDGHILSYWGDAVQGGRRKYYKITEQGKSVYKQNKENWEQAKKIIDLLL from the coding sequence TTGGTATATGCAAAAATGTCTTCAGATTTACTTCGGGGACATACAGATACAATGATTTTGAAATTACTTCTCAGCGGCGATAAATATGGTTATGAAATTAGTAAGCTTATTTACACCTACTCTAAAGAGCAGTATGAGTTAAAAGAAGCCACAATGTATTCAAGCTTGAAGCGCCTGGAAAAAGACGGCCATATTCTTTCTTACTGGGGAGATGCTGTACAAGGCGGCCGCAGAAAATATTATAAAATTACAGAACAAGGAAAAAGCGTATATAAACAAAACAAAGAAAATTGGGAGCAAGCGAAAAAAATTATTGATTTATTGTTGTGA
- a CDS encoding pentapeptide repeat-containing protein, protein MNEKIKNHVHNILTPYQDVENVQDLEEELSQNLQEKFTDYKKDGHNEEQAYYMTINSIGDITELIQSMNVETKELKQTVPMDFSKTELTKSDFRSVSVYKGKFNASNLNESDFSYADLTDSMFKSSNLTKAIFHHVNLTGVQFKWANFKQASFKGCIYDNTYFKQCNLTDIVFDEETFNGTIFEGTSLKKASFRHATLLNVQFRGSDLKKSDFEGAKMDKLTYNFLKSAKIDLSKVTII, encoded by the coding sequence ATGAACGAAAAAATAAAAAATCATGTGCATAACATTTTGACTCCTTATCAGGATGTAGAAAATGTTCAAGATCTAGAAGAAGAACTATCACAGAACTTGCAGGAAAAATTTACAGATTACAAAAAAGACGGGCATAATGAAGAACAGGCTTATTATATGACAATCAATTCTATCGGTGATATCACAGAACTGATTCAATCAATGAATGTAGAAACAAAGGAATTAAAGCAAACCGTCCCTATGGATTTTTCAAAGACCGAGCTTACAAAATCTGATTTTCGTTCTGTATCGGTGTATAAAGGGAAATTTAATGCCAGTAATTTGAATGAATCTGATTTTAGCTATGCAGATCTTACAGACAGCATGTTTAAAAGCAGCAATTTAACGAAAGCAATATTTCATCACGTTAATTTAACAGGCGTACAATTTAAATGGGCAAATTTTAAACAGGCCAGTTTTAAAGGCTGTATCTATGACAACACGTACTTTAAGCAATGTAATTTAACAGACATTGTATTTGACGAAGAAACATTTAACGGAACAATCTTTGAAGGAACATCATTAAAAAAAGCCTCATTTCGCCACGCAACTTTGCTAAATGTACAGTTTCGAGGATCAGATTTAAAGAAATCCGATTTTGAAGGTGCAAAAATGGATAAATTGACATATAACTTTTTAAAAAGTGCCAAGATAGATCTTAGTAAAGTTACGATTATTTAA
- a CDS encoding O-methyltransferase: protein MWRSMEMSIYEIWNEVDLYMNDKLIQPDPILDEVLKANQEAELPAIDVSPSQGKFLHLLASLKGAKRILEIGTLGGYSTIWLARALPKDGQLITLELSAQHAEVARANLKRAGVSHLVEVIVGPGLDTLAVLKDKGTDPFDLIFIDADKPNNPNYLKWALELSKRGSLIICDNVVRQGHVVNSESKDENVKGIRQFMNALAQEKRISATAIQTVGSKGYDGFIVGVVE, encoded by the coding sequence ATGTGGAGGAGTATGGAAATGTCTATATATGAAATTTGGAATGAAGTGGATCTTTATATGAATGATAAGCTTATACAACCTGACCCTATTCTTGATGAGGTATTGAAGGCAAATCAAGAGGCTGAATTACCTGCCATCGACGTATCGCCTAGTCAAGGAAAGTTTCTGCATTTGTTAGCTTCATTAAAAGGAGCTAAACGCATTTTAGAAATTGGTACTCTTGGAGGGTACAGCACGATTTGGCTAGCTAGAGCTCTTCCCAAAGACGGACAGCTAATTACGCTCGAATTAAGCGCTCAGCATGCAGAAGTTGCAAGAGCTAATTTAAAAAGAGCGGGAGTAAGCCACTTAGTAGAAGTCATTGTCGGCCCCGGGCTTGATACATTAGCTGTATTAAAGGATAAGGGAACAGATCCGTTTGATCTTATCTTTATTGATGCTGACAAGCCGAATAACCCAAATTACTTAAAGTGGGCTCTAGAATTATCGAAAAGAGGAAGTCTGATTATTTGTGATAATGTTGTTCGTCAAGGGCATGTGGTGAACTCAGAAAGTAAAGATGAAAATGTAAAGGGAATTCGCCAATTTATGAATGCTCTGGCTCAAGAAAAACGAATCAGCGCCACGGCTATACAAACCGTTGGAAGTAAAGGCTATGATGGATTCATTGTAGGGGTTGTTGAATGA
- a CDS encoding LysR family transcriptional regulator, with the protein MEIRDLEYFIEVANHKNFTKAALQVHLSQTALSKAVKKVENELGFELLDRSTRELKLTDAGEVVYHQATKALSVLKDMPHLLGDLMNLQTGQIKMGVPPLIGTLFFPKIAKAFNVQYPKVSLELIEFGAKKIEALVEEALVDMGIVMLPLTSGHAEHFHVYPFVKERFLLYAHRNHPLAKRSSVWMKELEHEKFIMFSEEFTLHDRLIQDALKSGFVPSIAYKSSQWDLIIELTAAELGIAILPESLYAKVKDPNITTVPIADPEMMWELGIILLKERYSSFAVRELINFLTEKQMTDKLGPL; encoded by the coding sequence ATGGAAATCAGAGACTTAGAATACTTTATAGAGGTAGCGAATCATAAAAATTTTACAAAGGCAGCGCTGCAAGTTCATTTGTCACAAACGGCTTTAAGTAAAGCCGTCAAAAAAGTAGAAAATGAACTAGGATTTGAGCTTCTTGATCGTTCAACAAGAGAATTAAAGCTAACCGATGCAGGAGAAGTCGTGTATCATCAGGCAACTAAAGCTCTGTCGGTGTTAAAAGACATGCCTCACTTGTTGGGAGATTTAATGAACTTGCAAACAGGGCAAATCAAGATGGGAGTCCCTCCGCTCATCGGGACCTTGTTTTTCCCGAAGATTGCAAAAGCATTTAATGTACAATACCCTAAAGTATCTCTAGAGCTTATTGAATTTGGAGCAAAAAAAATTGAAGCACTTGTGGAAGAGGCTCTTGTAGATATGGGGATTGTTATGCTTCCTCTTACAAGCGGTCATGCTGAGCATTTTCACGTATACCCGTTCGTTAAGGAGAGATTTCTTTTATACGCGCATAGAAACCATCCTTTAGCAAAACGTTCTTCCGTCTGGATGAAAGAATTAGAGCATGAAAAATTCATTATGTTCAGTGAAGAATTTACGCTGCACGACCGGTTAATTCAAGATGCTTTAAAATCAGGCTTTGTGCCTTCTATAGCGTATAAAAGTTCTCAATGGGATTTAATTATTGAATTAACAGCAGCAGAACTAGGTATTGCTATTTTACCCGAATCGCTTTATGCCAAAGTGAAAGATCCCAATATTACTACCGTGCCTATTGCAGATCCTGAAATGATGTGGGAACTTGGAATTATTCTGTTAAAAGAACGCTACAGTTCATTCGCTGTACGAGAATTGATTAATTTTTTAACCGAAAAACAAATGACAGATAAATTGGGGCCCCTTTAA
- a CDS encoding dicarboxylate/amino acid:cation symporter — translation MVLSVFKTYRSSLILLLAILIGGIAGYAIGPDVAVVKPFGDLFLNLMFMIIVPLVFFSVASAIANMNEMKRLGKIMLGIAVVFVATAAVSAVLGFLGASLYNPLHNVDTSAIKELMGDSENTAEKMTLLNQLVSTFTVPDFVQLFSKEHILQLIVFAVIFGIATTMAGEKGQPMAKFLTSGQEVSMKVVKVVMYYAPIGLGCYFATVVGELGPKILQGYARAFILYLLIAIVYYFGFFTLYAWIAGGKAGIKLFWKNAAAPSITAIATCSSAASIPVNLDATKKMGVPLDIAETVIPLGANTHKDGSVIGGILKIVFLFSLFGKDMTSATSILSILGVAFLVGAVMGAIPGGGMIGEMLIITIYGFSPEVLPIIAVISTIIDAPATLLNSTGNTVTAMLVTRFTEGKDWINKIITTDKVA, via the coding sequence ATGGTTTTAAGTGTATTTAAAACGTACAGATCATCGCTTATTCTGCTTCTCGCTATTTTAATTGGCGGGATAGCAGGATATGCTATTGGACCCGATGTGGCAGTCGTGAAGCCTTTTGGTGATTTGTTTCTCAATTTGATGTTCATGATTATCGTTCCCCTTGTCTTTTTTAGTGTGGCTTCGGCGATTGCAAACATGAACGAAATGAAACGTCTTGGTAAAATTATGCTAGGAATTGCCGTTGTGTTTGTCGCCACTGCTGCTGTTTCAGCCGTTTTAGGCTTTTTAGGCGCATCACTTTACAATCCGCTACATAATGTAGATACTTCTGCCATTAAAGAATTGATGGGTGACAGTGAAAATACAGCTGAAAAAATGACGCTTTTAAATCAGCTTGTTAGCACATTTACTGTACCTGATTTTGTTCAGTTATTTTCGAAAGAGCATATTTTACAATTAATTGTCTTTGCCGTTATTTTCGGTATTGCTACCACAATGGCCGGTGAAAAAGGACAACCTATGGCAAAATTTCTGACTTCGGGTCAAGAAGTATCGATGAAGGTTGTTAAAGTTGTGATGTACTATGCTCCAATTGGTTTAGGATGCTATTTTGCTACTGTAGTAGGAGAACTTGGACCAAAGATCTTACAAGGGTACGCTAGAGCATTTATTCTTTATTTATTAATTGCAATCGTTTACTATTTCGGTTTCTTTACGCTATACGCATGGATTGCTGGCGGTAAAGCAGGAATTAAGCTGTTTTGGAAAAATGCAGCTGCTCCTTCTATCACCGCTATTGCTACGTGTTCTTCTGCTGCATCTATTCCAGTCAATTTAGATGCAACAAAGAAAATGGGTGTGCCGCTGGATATTGCTGAAACAGTGATTCCACTAGGAGCAAACACGCATAAAGATGGTTCTGTTATCGGTGGTATTCTAAAGATTGTTTTCTTATTCAGTTTGTTTGGCAAAGATATGACGTCTGCTACGAGTATTTTGAGCATTTTAGGCGTAGCCTTTTTAGTTGGAGCCGTAATGGGAGCAATCCCTGGAGGCGGTATGATTGGCGAAATGTTAATTATTACAATTTACGGATTTTCGCCAGAAGTTCTGCCCATTATTGCGGTCATTTCCACAATTATTGACGCCCCTGCTACGCTTTTAAACAGTACGGGAAATACAGTAACAGCGATGCTTGTTACAAGGTTTACAGAAGGAAAAGACTGGATTAACAAAATTATCACCACCGATAAAGTCGCCTAG
- the lysA gene encoding diaminopimelate decarboxylase encodes MYLHGTSKINSNNHLEIGQCDTVELKKQYGTPLYIYDQELIETKCKAFHSAFRRSGFSYQIAYAGKAFLCMEMASLLTKLDMSLDVVSGGELFTALEAGYPAERIHFHGNNKTIEEVEMALDANIGCFVVDNFTELEVLHALAAERKQKASILLRVTPGIEAHTHEYIMTGQEDSKFGFGLSNDQAMKAVSSALEKPYYDLLGIHCHIGSQIFEVDGFSRAIDILTDFLFSIRDKMEFEVKVLNVGGGFGIRYTESDSPLPVEYYVDALTEKLSRTLTEQNYTLPEVWIEPGRSIVGEAGTTLYTIGSTKEIPGVRKYVGVDGGMTDNIRPALYDAKHEAVLANRVTDKKDETVSIAGKCCESGDMLIWDIDLPRVNQGDLLAVSSTGAYNYSMASNYNRIPRPAVVFVKNGEARLAVERETYEDLVRKDVKPVVTTYAMSK; translated from the coding sequence ATGTACTTACATGGAACGAGTAAAATTAACAGCAACAATCATTTAGAAATTGGGCAGTGCGATACGGTCGAACTGAAAAAACAATACGGCACTCCTCTATACATCTACGATCAAGAATTAATTGAAACGAAATGCAAGGCCTTCCATTCAGCCTTTCGAAGAAGCGGATTTTCATATCAAATCGCCTATGCAGGGAAAGCATTTCTTTGTATGGAAATGGCTAGCCTTTTAACGAAGCTTGATATGTCACTAGATGTGGTCTCAGGAGGCGAATTATTTACAGCGCTTGAAGCTGGATATCCAGCTGAACGCATTCATTTTCACGGAAATAATAAAACGATTGAAGAAGTGGAAATGGCTCTTGATGCAAATATTGGCTGTTTTGTTGTTGATAACTTTACCGAACTTGAAGTTTTGCATGCCTTAGCAGCTGAGCGCAAACAGAAAGCATCTATTCTTCTGCGTGTTACTCCAGGGATTGAAGCCCATACACATGAATATATTATGACCGGACAGGAAGATTCCAAGTTTGGATTTGGTCTTTCCAATGACCAAGCCATGAAAGCGGTAAGTTCTGCGTTAGAAAAGCCTTACTACGATCTTTTAGGCATTCATTGTCATATTGGTTCGCAAATTTTTGAAGTAGATGGTTTTTCTCGCGCCATTGATATTTTAACTGATTTCTTATTCAGCATTCGTGATAAAATGGAATTTGAAGTAAAAGTTTTAAACGTAGGTGGTGGTTTTGGTATTCGTTATACCGAAAGCGACTCTCCTCTTCCAGTTGAGTATTATGTAGATGCACTGACAGAAAAGCTAAGCCGCACGTTAACTGAACAGAATTATACCCTTCCAGAAGTCTGGATTGAGCCTGGAAGAAGCATCGTAGGAGAAGCAGGTACAACGCTTTATACAATTGGATCAACGAAGGAGATTCCAGGTGTACGAAAATACGTAGGAGTTGACGGCGGTATGACCGATAATATCCGTCCTGCTCTTTACGATGCAAAACATGAAGCTGTCTTGGCTAATAGAGTGACGGATAAAAAAGATGAAACAGTATCAATTGCGGGTAAATGCTGTGAATCAGGAGATATGCTTATTTGGGATATTGATTTACCGCGCGTTAATCAAGGAGATTTATTAGCAGTGTCCTCTACAGGTGCCTACAACTATTCAATGGCTAGCAATTACAACCGTATTCCGCGCCCTGCTGTTGTATTTGTAAAAAATGGAGAAGCTCGTCTTGCTGTAGAGCGAGAAACATACGAAGATTTGGTGCGTAAAGATGTAAAGCCAGTCGTTACTACGTATGCAATGAGCAAATAA
- a CDS encoding CBO0543 family protein: MQSSFVLFFIILGLLFGKWRRYQEYYPTLLFWVTGNLLYEVLLFHHRVWVFHPVGIDHLFLPDHLMVSLGITLIIYPFVIPVFLGRLPLHVSGSLWWILLWALLFTVIEFIAYVNHSITHHYGWSLLCSFLFNIVTFSLLIIHQKTALAAWILSGSFIAFLFIFFDIPMP; the protein is encoded by the coding sequence ATGCAATCTTCATTTGTATTATTTTTCATCATCCTTGGTTTACTATTTGGCAAGTGGCGAAGGTATCAAGAATACTATCCTACTTTGCTGTTTTGGGTCACGGGGAATTTGCTTTATGAAGTGCTGCTGTTTCATCACCGCGTATGGGTATTTCACCCTGTTGGTATTGATCACCTTTTTCTACCCGATCACCTAATGGTTTCCCTTGGAATAACCTTAATTATTTATCCGTTTGTTATACCGGTTTTTTTAGGAAGGCTGCCGCTGCATGTAAGCGGTAGCCTGTGGTGGATTCTTTTGTGGGCGCTTTTATTTACTGTGATTGAGTTCATTGCTTATGTTAATCACAGTATCACTCATCATTATGGATGGTCGCTGCTGTGTTCTTTTCTCTTCAATATTGTCACGTTCTCACTTTTAATCATTCATCAGAAGACAGCACTGGCTGCTTGGATTCTATCTGGAAGCTTCATAGCTTTCTTATTTATTTTTTTTGATATTCCTATGCCTTAA
- a CDS encoding NAD(P)/FAD-dependent oxidoreductase has translation MKTYIVVGAGILGASTAYHLAKAEADVTLIDRKDAGQATDAAAGIVCPWLSQRRNKAWYRLAKGGAKYYQTLIQQLEEDGETDTGYKRVGAISLHTDEQKLKKMEERAYMRREEAPEIGEITRLSAKETQALFPVLSEEYSSVHISGAARVNGRALRNALVNAAKKNGAKIIEGNAELLYENNQVTGVSVNGQTLLASTTIVTAGAWANQLLEPLGVKFLASFQKAQIVHLHLPDLDTKDWPVVMPPSDQYILSFEQGQIVIGATHENDTGYDLRVTAGGLHEIFSKALSIAPGLTESTVLETRVGFRPFTPGFLPVIGALPAYEGILVANGLGASGLTSGPYLGSELAKLALEMEMEIDLSDYDVRGAIES, from the coding sequence ATGAAAACATACATCGTAGTTGGAGCTGGGATACTTGGAGCTTCTACAGCATATCATTTAGCAAAAGCAGAAGCAGATGTGACATTGATAGATCGCAAAGATGCTGGTCAAGCTACTGATGCAGCAGCAGGAATTGTTTGTCCATGGCTTTCGCAGCGTCGAAATAAAGCATGGTACCGCTTAGCAAAAGGCGGCGCTAAGTACTATCAAACATTAATTCAGCAATTAGAAGAAGATGGAGAAACGGATACGGGATATAAGCGAGTTGGAGCAATTAGCTTACATACTGATGAGCAAAAGCTTAAAAAAATGGAAGAAAGAGCATACATGCGTCGGGAAGAAGCTCCTGAAATAGGCGAGATTACACGTTTATCCGCTAAAGAAACACAGGCTTTGTTTCCGGTTCTTTCGGAAGAATACAGTTCAGTTCATATTAGCGGAGCCGCTCGCGTTAACGGAAGAGCTCTTCGAAACGCACTTGTGAATGCAGCGAAGAAAAACGGTGCAAAAATAATAGAAGGAAACGCAGAACTACTTTATGAAAATAATCAAGTAACGGGCGTTTCCGTAAATGGACAAACCCTTCTAGCAAGTACAACAATCGTAACGGCAGGAGCGTGGGCAAATCAATTACTAGAGCCTCTTGGAGTAAAATTTTTAGCAAGCTTTCAAAAAGCGCAAATTGTCCACTTGCATCTTCCAGATTTAGATACCAAAGACTGGCCCGTTGTGATGCCTCCAAGCGACCAATATATTCTTTCATTTGAACAAGGTCAAATTGTCATTGGAGCAACACATGAAAACGACACGGGTTATGACTTGAGAGTAACGGCTGGGGGGCTTCATGAAATTTTTTCAAAGGCCTTATCCATTGCTCCCGGCTTAACAGAAAGCACAGTCTTAGAAACAAGGGTAGGATTTCGACCATTTACTCCAGGCTTCTTGCCAGTCATTGGAGCTCTTCCGGCTTATGAAGGAATACTAGTAGCAAATGGTCTTGGGGCTTCAGGCTTAACGTCGGGCCCTTATCTTGGTTCAGAGCTTGCTAAATTAGCACTTGAAATGGAAATGGAAATTGATCTTAGCGACTATGATGTAAGAGGAGCTATCGAGTCTTAA
- a CDS encoding YckD family protein, protein MRKIMISAAAAFLFMSATPVLAENNPQPKTKDVQLTSQQKQELSVLYKEMLAKKKEILSKYVEYGVLSKTESQNISSHMENRYQHMEQNGFVPKRHCHKMHHSK, encoded by the coding sequence TTGCGAAAGATTATGATAAGTGCAGCAGCAGCTTTTTTATTTATGAGCGCGACACCTGTATTAGCGGAAAACAATCCTCAGCCAAAAACAAAAGACGTACAGCTGACGTCTCAGCAAAAGCAGGAACTGTCCGTGCTGTACAAAGAAATGCTAGCAAAAAAGAAAGAAATACTTTCAAAATATGTGGAGTACGGCGTGCTAAGCAAAACCGAGAGTCAAAACATTTCTTCACATATGGAAAATCGCTATCAGCATATGGAGCAAAATGGTTTTGTGCCAAAGCGTCACTGTCATAAAATGCATCATTCAAAGTAA